CCGCCCGGTGCGCGATTTCTGCGCGCCGGCTACTCATGAGGGAGTTCCAGTGGCACGCGTGAAGCGGGCTCTCAACGCCAAGAAGAAGCGCCGGGTCGTTCTCGAGCGCGCCAGCGGTTACCGCGGCCAGCGGTCGCGCCTGTACCGCAAGGCCAAGGAGCAGATGCTCCACTCGATGACCTACGCCTACCGGGACCGCAAGGACCGCAAGGGCCAGTTCCGCCGGCTGTGGATCCAGCGCATCAACGCCGCCGCCCGCGCCAACGGCCTGACCTACAACCGGTTCATGCAGGGCCTCAAGGCCTCCGGCATCGAGGTCGACCGCCGTATGCTCGCTGAGCTCGCCGTGAACGACGGGGCCGCGTTCGCCGCGCTCGTCGAGACCGCGAAGAAGGCGCTGCCGGCCCCCGCGCAGTCCGCGGCCTAAAGCGGCGAAGCGGCACGATCGATGGCGAGCCACGAGTTCACGAGCATCCGCTCCCCCCGGATCAAGGGGGCTCGTCGGCTCGCCAAGCGCGCCTTCCGGCAGCGCGAACGGCGGTTCCTCGCCGAAGGCCCCCAGGCCGTGCGCGAGGCGCTGGCCAGACCGGGCACCGTGCACGAGCTCTACACCACGGCCGAGGCCACGCACCGCCACGCCGACCTCGTCGGCGCCGCCGCGTCCTCGGAGATCCCGGTCCACCGGGTCACCATGGAGGTCATGGGCGAGCTCGCCCAGACGGTGACCCCCCAGGGACTGCTCGCCGTCTGCTCCTTCGTCGACGTGCCGCTGGCCGATGCCACCGGCGTCCGTCTGGCCGCGGTGCTCTCCCACGTCCGCGACCCCGGCAACGCCGGAACGGTGCTGCGCACCGCCGACGCTGCAGGGGCCGACGTCGTCGTCTTCACCGACGCCTCCGTCGACCCCTACAACGGCAAGTGCGTGCGCGCCTCCGCCGGCAGCCTGTTCCACCTGCCGATCGTCGTCGGCCCGCGCATCGACGAGGTGGTCGAGCACCTGCGGGCCTCCGGCGCGCGCGTCCTGGCGGCCGACGGGAGCGGCGGCAGCACCCTCGACGACGCGGCCGACTCCGGGGCGCTCGCCGACAAGGTCGCCTGGGTCTTCGGCAACGAGGCGTGGGGGCTGCCGGAGGAGACCGTCGCGCTGACCGACGGGGCCGTCAGCGTCCCCATTTACGGCGGAGCCGAAAGCCTCAACCTCGCCACGGCCGCGGCGGTCTGCCTCTACACCACGGCGCGCCAGCAGCGGAGGCCCGAGGCCGCGAGCCGCTGATCCCGCTCCCGACCGTCCGGGGGCGCTGCGGCGGACGACCCGATCGGCGCCCGGCCGCCGGCGGTCCTCCACCCGGCCGCGCCGCGGCCGCGCGGTTATGCGCGAGGCGCGTAGTGACCCCCGATCCGGGTAGCGCGGCGTCCTCGCTGGTCCGCACCCGGCGGTATCCGTCAATGGCTACGCGCTGTACCCGTTCGTCACCGAATTCTCGGAAAACGTGGTGCTTGCCGGGTTGCTCGCCTACCCACAGTTGCCGATACGCTCGTTTCCTCACGTGAGGCTGCTCCGTCGGTTCCGCTCGCTGATGCTTGTCACGCATCATGCGGGTCCAGGTACGTGCTCCGGCGCGTAGCGAATGCAAACAGCGGGTAATGACCTTCGGTGGCGCCGTCCGGTCGGACGCCGGTGGCGCACGAGGCGGGAACGGGCGCGGCGCACGGCACACAAATACGGGCGGTTTCGCACTTCAGCGGCGGATGTTCACATATGGTTTTGGAGGCGGTCGTGGGTGGCGACCAGTCGGCGGACGGTGCCACACGGCACGCGGGATCGCTCTCTGCCGAGGACCTTCCCGACGGACTGATCGTGGCCGACCACCTCGGTCGGGTGATCGTCTTCAACCGCATGGCGGCCCGCCTCACGGGTCTGCCGACCGGCCCGACCCTGGGGCGCGACCTCCGCGACGCCCTCCCACTCCACGACCCCGACGGGCGCGACTGGTGGAAGTGCACCGACCCCTACGGCGGCCTGCGCACCCGGACCCGCCAGCCCGAACGCCTCCTGCTGATGGCCGACGACCGCGAGGTCCTGATGTCGGCCCGCTACGTCCGCGAGCGCCGCTGCGGCGACGTCACCCGGCTCGTCGTGACGCTGCGCGACGCCGCCCACCGCGCGCGCAGCGAGCGCAGCCGCGCCGACCTCGTCTCGACCGTCGCCCATGAACTGCGCTCCCCGCTGACCAGCGTCAAGGGATTCACGGCCACGCTGCTGAACAAGTGGAGCCGGCTCACCGAGAAGCAGAAGCTCTTCATGCTGGAGACGGTCAACGCCGACGCCGACCGCGTCACCCGGCTGATCGCCGAGCTCCTGGACGTCTCCCGGATCGAATCCGGCCGGCTGGAGCTGCACCGGCAGGTCGTGGACCTCGCCGAACGCGCCCGCAAGGTCATCGCGGGGCGGGTGGCCGCAGGCGAAGCCGAGGACCGGTTCCGCCTGGAGGTGTGCGGCCGGCTGCCCGAGCTCTGGCTCGACGCCGACAAGCTCGAGCAGATCATGGCCAACCTGGTGGAAAACGGAGTGCGACACGGCGCTGGTACTGTCACCATTGTGATTGAGCCGCACGAGGGAGGAGCAGCGGTGTCGGTGCGCGACGAGGGCGAGGGCATTGCGCCCGAGGCCGTTCCGCGCGTCTTCCGCCAGTTCTGGCGCAACAAGCGCCGGGGTGGCACCGGCCTGGGGCTGTTCATCGTCAAGGGGCTGATCGAGGCCCACGGCGGCACGATCACGGTCGGCCGCGCGCCCAGCGGTGGCGCGGAGTTCCGATTTACCGTGCCCGCCGGCACCCCCGAGTTCGTCTAGACGACCTCGGACGGCGGGCGATACCACGGCTTCCTTGTCGGCTTGAGTCCGCCGCCCGTCGGCGGTGGACCGTGACGGCCGCCCCGCAGCGCGCGTGGGCGGCGAGGCAACCACCATGTCTGCACCGAACAATTCCTATGATCCCGTCGAGGTGACCCCGTTGCACCCGGACGAGGTCGCCCGCATGCGCGAGGAGGCGCTGGCCGCCATCGCCGGGGCCGCCGATCTGGCCGGGCTCAAAGAGGTCCGCCTCGCGCACGCGGGCGACCGCGCTCCGCTGGCGCTGGCCAACCGCGAGATCGGCGCCCTGCCGCCGGCCGCCCGGGCCGACGCGGGCAAGCGCGTCGGCGGCGCCCGGCGCGACGTCGCCGAGGCGCTCAAGACCCGCCAGGCCGAACTGGAGGAGGAGCGCGACGCGCGCGTCCTCGTCGAGGAGTCCGTCGACGTCACGCTGCCCTGGGGCCGCGCGCCGCGCGGCGCGCGGCACCCGCTGACCACCATCGCCGAGCGGATGGCCGACATCTTCGTCGGCATGGGTTTCGAGATCGCCGAGGGGCCCGAGGTCGAGGCCGAGTGGTTCAACTTCGACGCGCTGAACTTCCTGCCCGACCACCCCGCGCGCACGATGCAGGACACGTTCTTCGTGGAGGGGCCCGACGGCGCCGACTCGGGCCTGGTGCTGCGCACCCACACCTCGCCGGTGCAGGTGCGCTCGCTGCTGGACCGCGAGCCGCCCGTCTACGTCGTCGTCCCCGGCCGGACGTTTCGCACCGACGAGCTCGACGCCACCCACAGCCCGGTCTTCCACCAGCTGGAGGGCCTGGTCGTGGACGAGGGCATCACGCTGGCGCACCTGCGCGGCGCGATCGACGCGTTCGTCACCCGGATGTTCGGCGAGGGCCTGAAGACCAGGTTCCGCCCGTCCTACTTCCCCTTCACCGAGCCCTCGGCAGAGGTCGACATGGAGTGCTTCGTCTGCCGCGGCGCCTCGGTGGGCAACCCCGACGCGTCCTGCCGCACCTGCGGTTCCGAGGGCTGGATCGAGATCGGCGGCTGCGGCGTGGTCAACCCGCGGGTGCTCACGGCGGCCGGCGTCGACACCGAGCGCTACAGCGGCTGGGCGTTCGGCATCGGCGTGGAGCGGACCCTGATGTTCGCCCACGGGGTCCGGGACATGCACGACATGGTCGAAGGTGACGTCCGGTTCACCTCGGCGTTCGGGATGGAGATCTGATGCGCGTCCCCCTTTCCTGGCTGCGCGACTACGTCGACCTGCCGGCCGGCGTCACCGCCCGCGACCTGGCGGCCCGGCTCATCGCGGTCGGCCTGGAGGTCGAGACCGTCGACGAGCTCGGCGCCGACGTCACCGGCCCGCTCGTGGTCGGCGAGGTGCTGGAGATCGAGGAGCTCACCGGGTTCAAGAAGCCGATCCGCTACTGCCGGGTCGACGTCGGCGGGGCCAACGGCTCCGGCGAGCCGCAGAACATCGTCTGCGGCGCCCGCAACTTCGCGGCCGGCGACCGCGTCGTGGTGGCACTGCCCGGCGCGGAGCTGCCCGGGGGCTTCGCCATCTCGGCCCGCACGACCTACGGCAAGGTGTCGGAGGGCATGATCTGCTCGGCCGCCGAGCTGGGCGTGAGCGACGACCACTCCGGCATCATCGTGCTGCCCAAGGGCGCGGCCGAGCCCGGCGCCGACGCCTTCGAGGTGCTGGGGCTGCGCGACGACGTCCTCGACATCGCCGTCACCCCCGACCGCGGCTACGCCCTGTCCATGCGCGGCGTCGCGCGCGAGGCCGCCGTGGTCTACGGGGTGGCCTTCCGGGATCCGGCCGAGAGCACGGAGGCGCCCCGCTCCGGCGGCGAGGGCTACCCCGCCACCGTGGCCGACCCCGCGATCTGCTCGCGCTACGTGCTGCGCGGGGTCACCGGCTTCGACGCGCAGACGCCGAGCCCGCTGTGGATGCAGCGCCGCCTGCAGATGGTCGGCGTCCGCTCCATCTCGCTGGCCGTCGACATCACCAACTACGTGATGATGGAGCTCGGCCAGCCGCTGCACGCCTGGGACCGCGCCAGGCTGCGCGGCCCCATCGAGGTGCGCCGGGCCGAGCAGGGCGAGCGGCTGGAGACGCTGGACCACGTCGTCCGCGAGCTCGACCCCGACGACATCCTGATCACCGACGAGTCCGGGCCGATCAACATCGCCGGCGTCATGGGCGGTCTGGACACGGAGATCAGCGAGACCTCCTCGGAGATCGTCATCGAGGCGGCGCACTTCGCCGCCACCCACATCGCCCGCACCTCCCGGCGGCACCAGCTCTCCTCGGAGTCCTCGCGCCGGTTCGAGCGCGGGATCGACTCCGAGGTGCAGCTCGCGGCGGCCACCCGCGCCGTCGCGCTGCTCGCCGAGCTGGGCGGCGCCACCGTCGAGCCGGGGGTCACCCACGTCGACCTGAGCGAGCCGCGCGAGCCGATCACGATCCCGGCCGACCACGCGAGCCGCATCGCCGGCGTGGACTACCCGGCCGGCACCGCCGCACACCGGCTGCGGCAGGTGGGCTGCGGGGTCGAGGAGGCGGAGCAGGGCGCGGTGCTGCGGGTCGTCCCGCCGTCGTGGCGCCCCGATCTCACCGACCCCAACGACCTCGCCGAAGAGGTCATCCGCTACGAGGGCTACGAGAACATCCCCTCGATCCCGCCGCGCGCGCCGGCCGGCCGCGGGCTGACGCCGGGCCAGCGGCTGCGCCGCGCCGTGGGCCGGGCCCTCGCCGGGGCCGGCTTCGTCGAAGTCCTCAACTACCCGTTCACGGGCGAGCGCGACTTCGACGCACTGCAACTGGAGTCCGGTGACGACCGCCGCCTGGCGCTGCGCCTGGCCAACCCGATCAACGACGACGAGCCGCTGCTGCGCACCACGCTGCTGCCGGGGCTGCTGAAGGCCCTGGTCCGCAACGTCGGCCGCGGATTCGGCGACGTCGCGCTGTTCGAGACGGGTCTGGTCTACCGGCCCGGGCCGGACGCCCCGGCCACGGCCCCGATGCTGGGCGTGGACCGCGGCCCCACCGCCGAGGAGCTCGCCTCGGTGGAGGCCGCGATCCCCGAGCAGCCGC
This sequence is a window from Spinactinospora alkalitolerans. Protein-coding genes within it:
- the rplT gene encoding 50S ribosomal protein L20, giving the protein MARVKRALNAKKKRRVVLERASGYRGQRSRLYRKAKEQMLHSMTYAYRDRKDRKGQFRRLWIQRINAAARANGLTYNRFMQGLKASGIEVDRRMLAELAVNDGAAFAALVETAKKALPAPAQSAA
- a CDS encoding TrmH family RNA methyltransferase → MASHEFTSIRSPRIKGARRLAKRAFRQRERRFLAEGPQAVREALARPGTVHELYTTAEATHRHADLVGAAASSEIPVHRVTMEVMGELAQTVTPQGLLAVCSFVDVPLADATGVRLAAVLSHVRDPGNAGTVLRTADAAGADVVVFTDASVDPYNGKCVRASAGSLFHLPIVVGPRIDEVVEHLRASGARVLAADGSGGSTLDDAADSGALADKVAWVFGNEAWGLPEETVALTDGAVSVPIYGGAESLNLATAAAVCLYTTARQQRRPEAASR
- a CDS encoding sensor histidine kinase yields the protein MVLEAVVGGDQSADGATRHAGSLSAEDLPDGLIVADHLGRVIVFNRMAARLTGLPTGPTLGRDLRDALPLHDPDGRDWWKCTDPYGGLRTRTRQPERLLLMADDREVLMSARYVRERRCGDVTRLVVTLRDAAHRARSERSRADLVSTVAHELRSPLTSVKGFTATLLNKWSRLTEKQKLFMLETVNADADRVTRLIAELLDVSRIESGRLELHRQVVDLAERARKVIAGRVAAGEAEDRFRLEVCGRLPELWLDADKLEQIMANLVENGVRHGAGTVTIVIEPHEGGAAVSVRDEGEGIAPEAVPRVFRQFWRNKRRGGTGLGLFIVKGLIEAHGGTITVGRAPSGGAEFRFTVPAGTPEFV
- the pheS gene encoding phenylalanine--tRNA ligase subunit alpha translates to MSAPNNSYDPVEVTPLHPDEVARMREEALAAIAGAADLAGLKEVRLAHAGDRAPLALANREIGALPPAARADAGKRVGGARRDVAEALKTRQAELEEERDARVLVEESVDVTLPWGRAPRGARHPLTTIAERMADIFVGMGFEIAEGPEVEAEWFNFDALNFLPDHPARTMQDTFFVEGPDGADSGLVLRTHTSPVQVRSLLDREPPVYVVVPGRTFRTDELDATHSPVFHQLEGLVVDEGITLAHLRGAIDAFVTRMFGEGLKTRFRPSYFPFTEPSAEVDMECFVCRGASVGNPDASCRTCGSEGWIEIGGCGVVNPRVLTAAGVDTERYSGWAFGIGVERTLMFAHGVRDMHDMVEGDVRFTSAFGMEI
- the pheT gene encoding phenylalanine--tRNA ligase subunit beta, translated to MRVPLSWLRDYVDLPAGVTARDLAARLIAVGLEVETVDELGADVTGPLVVGEVLEIEELTGFKKPIRYCRVDVGGANGSGEPQNIVCGARNFAAGDRVVVALPGAELPGGFAISARTTYGKVSEGMICSAAELGVSDDHSGIIVLPKGAAEPGADAFEVLGLRDDVLDIAVTPDRGYALSMRGVAREAAVVYGVAFRDPAESTEAPRSGGEGYPATVADPAICSRYVLRGVTGFDAQTPSPLWMQRRLQMVGVRSISLAVDITNYVMMELGQPLHAWDRARLRGPIEVRRAEQGERLETLDHVVRELDPDDILITDESGPINIAGVMGGLDTEISETSSEIVIEAAHFAATHIARTSRRHQLSSESSRRFERGIDSEVQLAAATRAVALLAELGGATVEPGVTHVDLSEPREPITIPADHASRIAGVDYPAGTAAHRLRQVGCGVEEAEQGAVLRVVPPSWRPDLTDPNDLAEEVIRYEGYENIPSIPPRAPAGRGLTPGQRLRRAVGRALAGAGFVEVLNYPFTGERDFDALQLESGDDRRLALRLANPINDDEPLLRTTLLPGLLKALVRNVGRGFGDVALFETGLVYRPGPDAPATAPMLGVDRGPTAEELASVEAAIPEQPRRIAAVLAGAREPAGWWGQGRPAIWADAIEAAREVGRAAGVDLVVRADRHAPWHPGRCAALYAVGTQGADGEMLVGHAGELHPRVIKAYGLPERTVAMEVELDRVEAARAKVIAPEVSTYPVATRDVALIVDESVPSGEVEAALRSGAGELLESVGLFDVYTGEQVGADRKSLAYSLRFRASDRTLTAEEATAARDAAVAAAAERTGAALRG